One part of the bacterium BMS3Abin08 genome encodes these proteins:
- the mlaD_2 gene encoding putative phospholipid ABC transporter-binding protein MlaD, translated as MYNHKKALNWAQLKVGIVVTTALLVLFITVLFAGNIGELFAPKTKIHATFKDVKGLRRGAPVWFSGIEIGSVRSLEFIPQQKIRITMAIKPETLKYIRKDSVATILTLGLLGDKYVEISPGSKDSPLIGPNGTITGLSQIELKDIVETSQESIRRISDFVSMLEEILKKIEGGKGTVAKFLKDPAIYDNLQETAENLNELSKNLTSGTGTAGKLLTDNTLYLDLSASAKDVRLFTSSLKESEGTVYKLIKDPALYDSFLSTSTSLQRFAEDLEKSEGSLKKFIEDKSLYENINSVTRKMDIILSRIDRGEGLMGSLLTEDKLTTELKNTLDELNKLIRDIRKNPHKYFKFSIF; from the coding sequence ATGTATAACCACAAAAAAGCCCTGAACTGGGCCCAACTCAAGGTAGGCATCGTGGTAACAACGGCCCTCCTTGTGCTTTTTATAACCGTACTATTTGCAGGCAACATCGGGGAACTCTTTGCCCCCAAGACAAAAATACACGCAACATTCAAGGATGTCAAAGGACTGCGAAGAGGAGCACCGGTCTGGTTCTCCGGCATTGAAATAGGCTCTGTCAGGTCCCTTGAATTCATACCTCAGCAGAAGATAAGGATCACGATGGCCATAAAACCCGAAACACTAAAATATATCAGGAAGGACTCTGTTGCGACCATCCTTACACTCGGGCTCCTTGGAGACAAATATGTGGAGATAAGTCCCGGGTCCAAAGACTCCCCCCTCATCGGCCCGAATGGAACGATCACCGGCCTTTCGCAGATCGAATTAAAGGATATTGTAGAGACGAGCCAGGAATCCATAAGGAGGATCTCCGACTTCGTAAGCATGCTTGAAGAGATTCTCAAAAAAATTGAAGGAGGCAAAGGCACGGTTGCCAAGTTTCTCAAAGACCCCGCCATATATGACAACCTGCAGGAGACAGCGGAGAACCTTAACGAACTGAGCAAAAACCTCACCTCCGGAACCGGAACTGCAGGCAAACTCCTGACGGATAACACACTTTACCTCGATCTCTCGGCATCCGCCAAGGATGTAAGACTCTTTACCTCTTCCCTTAAGGAGTCGGAAGGGACTGTTTATAAGCTGATCAAGGACCCTGCCCTCTATGATAGTTTTCTGAGTACATCAACGTCCCTTCAAAGGTTTGCAGAAGATCTCGAAAAATCAGAGGGCTCCCTGAAAAAATTCATCGAAGACAAGAGTCTTTACGAGAATATAAATTCCGTTACCCGCAAAATGGACATTATCCTCTCCAGGATCGACAGGGGAGAGGGATTGATGGGGAGCCTGCTTACAGAAGACAAGCTCACAACTGAACTGAAAAACACGCTCGATGAACTGAATAAGCTGATAAGAGACATAAGGAAAAATCCCCATAAATATTTCAAGTTCAGCATATTCTGA
- the mlaF_2 gene encoding putative phospholipid import ATP-binding protein MlaF — protein sequence MIEFSKVSLSFGEKVVLNEVSFKAEFHEKVAILGGSGEGKTTILKLILGLIHPDSGSILVDGRDITVLNESQLRDIRMKFSIVFQEGALFDSLNVFENVAFCLREYYNFSEEELEKKVKEMLRRVGIEEALYLMPDELSGGMQRRVAIARSLAACEPEMILYDEPTTGLDPLSAENICSLINELSAGTPPQRKGVIVVTHKVTDAARIAERFLYLKAGKIEFDGDINELVSTENRQLQTFINELILLRGDACITTKKP from the coding sequence ATGATCGAATTCAGTAAAGTAAGCCTGTCCTTCGGGGAGAAGGTGGTCCTTAACGAAGTGAGCTTCAAGGCTGAATTCCATGAAAAGGTCGCCATTTTGGGAGGCAGCGGAGAGGGGAAGACAACCATACTGAAACTCATTCTCGGCCTCATCCATCCGGACAGTGGAAGCATTTTAGTCGATGGCCGGGATATTACGGTCCTTAATGAATCGCAACTGCGTGATATAAGAATGAAGTTCAGCATAGTCTTTCAGGAGGGCGCCCTTTTCGACTCACTCAACGTGTTTGAAAACGTGGCTTTCTGCCTCAGGGAATACTACAACTTTTCCGAAGAGGAACTTGAAAAAAAGGTCAAGGAGATGTTGAGAAGGGTTGGTATAGAGGAGGCATTGTATCTTATGCCCGACGAGTTAAGCGGGGGTATGCAGAGGCGTGTAGCCATTGCCAGATCCCTTGCCGCCTGTGAACCGGAGATGATCCTTTATGATGAACCCACCACAGGGCTTGACCCCCTGTCAGCGGAAAACATCTGCAGCCTTATCAATGAACTCTCAGCGGGAACCCCGCCCCAACGCAAAGGCGTTATCGTGGTAACACACAAAGTGACGGACGCAGCACGAATAGCAGAGAGGTTTTTATACCTCAAGGCTGGTAAAATAGAGTTCGACGGAGATATTAATGAACTCGTATCTACGGAAAACAGGCAACTGCAAACGTTCATAAATGAACTCATACTGTTGAGAGGTGATGCATGTATAACCACAAAAAAGCCCTGA